In one Oncorhynchus kisutch isolate 150728-3 unplaced genomic scaffold, Okis_V2 scaffold4003, whole genome shotgun sequence genomic region, the following are encoded:
- the LOC116352790 gene encoding probable glutamate--tRNA ligase, mitochondrial isoform X3: MLLSSFIHFSTPSRCLPIKTCTRCCQYSTGRSVRKVDTPVLLKNTLTFNRSGGHGGKQQYIGLNSSQKRCFSSECDEVGHQHEHGDVRVRFAPSPTGFLHLGGLRTALYNYIYAKKYGGTFILRMEDTDQSRLVPGAVESIEDMLEWAGIPPDESPRGGGQYGPYLQSQRLSLYSQAADSLVQTGKAYRCFCSQQRLELLKREALRSGQTPRYDNRCRHLRPDQLEEKLDQKVPHVIRFRLESGVEPFNDLVFGWNRHEVAQVEGDPVVLKADGFPTYHLANVVDDHLMKVSHVLRGSEWLISTSKHLLLYRALGWKPPVFGHLPLLLNRDGSKLSKRQGDIYIQSFQRSGALPEALLDITTHCGSGFNSNRVGRKMEELIAEFNPSKITTHSALLDLDKLPEFNKIHLQQRIDDAVQCDWLVRDLQVRIQEVYGTQVQDQDVLQPDYITRILHLRKVDGRSERR; encoded by the exons ATGCTCCTGTCATCGTTTATACATTTCAGCACACCATCCAGATGCCTCCCAATAAAAACGTGTACGCGGTGTTGCCAATACAGTACCGGAAGGAGCGTCCGTAAAGTCGATACCCCAGTGTTGTTGAAGAACACATTGACTTTCAACCGCAGTGGTGGACACGGCGGAAAGCAACAATACATTGGGTTGAATAGCTCGCAGAAGAGATGCTTTTCATCTGAATGTGACGAGGTTGGTCATCAGCATGAACATGGGGATGTGAGAGTGAGGTTCGCTCCGAGTCCAACAG GTTTCCTACACCTGGGGGGACTACGTACAGCTCTCTACAACTATATCTACGCTAAGAAGTACGGAGGGACCTTCATCTTACGTATGGAAGATACAGATCAGAGCAGACTGGTGCCGGGAGCTGTAGAGTCTATAGAGGACATGTTGGAGTGGGCTG GTATCCCCCCAGACGAGAGTCCCCGTGGAGGAGGCCAGTACGGTCCCTACCTCCAGTCCCAGAGGCTGTCCCTGTACAGCCAGGCTGCTGACTCCCTGGTCCAGACAGGGAAGGCCTACCGCTGCTTCTGCAGCCAGCAGAGGCTAGAATTACTGAAGAGAGAGGCCCTACGCAGCGGACAGACACCGCG GTATGACAACCGTTGCAGACACCTCCGCCCAGACCAGCTAGAGGAGAAGCTGGATCAGAAGGTCCCCCATGTGATCAGGTTCCGACTGGAGTCTGGGGTAGAACCCTTCAACGACCTGGTCTTCGGGTGGAACCGTCATGAGGTGGCCCAG GTTGAAGGAGACCCTGTCGTGTTGAAAGCTGATGGTTTCCCCACCTATCACCTGGCTAACGTAGTAGACGACCACCTGATGAAGGTCAGCCACGTCCTGAGAGGATCAGAGTGGCTCATCTCTACCTCCAAACACCTGCTGctgtacag GGCTCTTGGCTGGAAGCCCCCGGTGTTCGGacaccttcctctcctcctcaacaGAGATGGCAGTAAGCTCTCCAAGAGACAAGGAGATATCTACATACAGAGTTTCCAGAGGAGTGGGGCCCTACCTGAAGCACTACTGGATATCACCACACACTGTGGATCTGGCTTCAACa GTAACCGTGTTGGTCGTAAGATGGAGGAACTGATCGCGGAGTTCAACCCGTCCAAGATCACCACCCACTCTGCCCTGCTAGACCTGGACAAACTACCTGAGTTTAACAA GATCCACCTGCAGCAGCGTATCGATGACGCGGTGCAATGTGATTGGCTGGTGAGGGATCTGCAGGTGCGGATCCAGGAAGTGTACGGGACACAGGTCCAGGATCAGGATGTTCTGCAACCAGATTACATCACACGGATTCTACACCTGCGCAAG